ACGCAGGTTGTCCATGCTATAGTAGCTCTACCCAGATCTTACTACAAACGACTCGAGGACATGAAAATGCACAGCGCATCCTGCTTTCATCACCCATAGGATAGGAACAACTGCCCATTTTCACTCTGCTtctaggaggaggaggagaagaaggctTCAACTCCTTTCTACTCGTAAATGGTCATCAGTTCCAGCTCGACCCATTGAGGTCAATCTTTTCGCAGTGGCGAGGCCTTGGAGGGTTCCTATCATTGATGTTCAGGTCCAGCTCTTGCTGCTCATCCGAGGAGGAACCTCTCGTGCCAGCAGGCTCTTGGAGAAACAGGAACTCCTCGCAGCTCGTGCTCGCCCCTCCTCTGTCGTTGCCGCCTGACCTGGCCGCCTCAACAAACGGGTAACCGCCTCTCGGAGTCGGAGTCGGAGCCGGCGACAGGCCGATGGACAGCATGTCATGGTCCCTCTGGGAGCCCTCGCACGCGGTCAGGCAGCTGTCCACCGACCCGTCCCCGACGCCGCCGAGATGCTGGTGGTGGAGCTGGACGCGCTTCGTCGCCGAGGCCCTCGAGATGAGCTCCGACAGCTGCTGCGTCTCGGCGGCGGCATCTTGGCCGAGGACGCCGGCGTCGAGATCGACGCTCTGCTTGGCGAGCGCCTCCTGCGCCTTCTCCAGCACCGACTGCAGGTACTTGCCCTGCGCCTCGATCCGGAGCTGCAGGTGTCTCTGCACCTGACATGTTGCATCCAACAAATTCACAAAAGCCATCAATCAATTATCATGAAATGTTGCAATGCCAATTACAAATACAAAGCAGTAAAAAAAGGCAGATACGCATACGctagaaaaaaggaaaataaataaaacttaCAAATGGGCCAGAGCGCATGGACCGAGCCCAGCCCAACTGTGAGTTGCTGTGCGGGCTCACAATAACTAGGCCAGGCCTCAAATCCTTGAATGCGAGCCCAATTCTACGGCCCCAGAATTAAACCAGGATGGACTGGCAAACACTGGGCCTAAAGTGGTGGGTTGGTTGGGCGAGCGCCGGCGGAGCCCAGCTGAGTTGGATCGCGATCCATCATTTTCTGGGCCGAAATAGGTGTATGTCGGGCCCAACACCCCATCGCCGGCCTTCCTCTGGTTGAATCTGAGCCGCCTGGGAGCTGGCTCCGATTCCGGctcccgtcgccgtcgccgtcgccgcctctcGCCGGCGGTCTTTACTCTTCCGGCGGCACGCCCACAGCACTCTCTGCAGCTCAAGGTCTCGTTGTCGGGATCCAATCAGAGGTCTTGTCACTTTCTTTTAGCTCCTTCCGTTTCTTTCCTTGGTTTGTGAGAATTCGACACCTACCTTACCCATGGGCTTTGGATACTTTTGCAAGTAGCAACTTCTAGATTGTGGCTTTACTAATTATGACATGATTTACAGATGTTGATTTCACCCCCGCGGTTTAAATTTTCTTCACCAGAAGCTATAGGTGCCATGGATGGGCATGCAAAATTACTGCTTTATTTGCTGAATTCAAAATGGCAATCGACTGCTAATGCACTTTGATGCTTTACGCTGCATTGCTTGTGCTTATATTACAGCTTTAGGCACAAGTATGCAGGGGATTTTAATTCCAGAGATGCATGCTTCTGTTGTACCTCTAGTTGCTCATGCAGCCGCCTCTGAACTTCTATCTGCATTTGGAGGGCTTCGCTAATGTGCATCGACCTGATAAAATTTAATTTATGAAATGCTTCACCTTTGAAAATTTGAGAAGAACGTTGACAGTTAACGAATTTAGCTTGATTCTTACCTGTTTATTATCTGGGGCTCCATGTTCAAATGACTAGCTGGTGATCCATTCCCTTCGAATGGTTTGTCTGTTCCTGTTCTGCAGCCTAACACTGAGGCACAACGGCAAGTTTAGTATCTCACTCACTGCACATTTGGGATTTTACTGACTTCTTCAGCTTTAAGAAACATGTAATGTAACATACCATTCTTTGCGTTGCCAATATTAGCTTGGGACTGGAGATTCTTGCTAAGTCTGTATTTCTGTGAGAAAAAGGCATCTATCTGTGTAAGTTTGTGATGGTGACAGCAAGCCATTATCATGCTATGCATATGCAGCAGGGAGTTAGAACTCCATATGTACCTGAAGATGGCTCTTAAGATGGTACAGGGTGAGTCCAGGGATCCCCATGATCCTCATGATTGTTTTAGGCGTAGCTTCTGCAAGGGTTTTGCATGCGGACTTTAGAAGGTGATTGTGTTTCTGCTATGTATGGTTGACAGATAATATGTTTTGATCTTGTACTTACTGTCTGGCCCTCCTAGCTGATGTACTGCCTCCACAAAACGTTCATGCAGGTCGGGTGTCCATTTCAGCCGAGGTTTAGCGTCGGTGGAGAGGACAAGACCTgcatctcctcctccttgcaGGAGAAACTGCTTCTCCGGAGGTAAGCCAGACCTTGAGGACAGGTGTTGGCTATGACCGTGGAGCTGTTGCTGATGATACATCATCTGCCACCAAAGAATTCCATGTTAGTACGTTGCTTACATGGAGTACATCATAGTTGAACAACAGACTTTGCCTTCCTTCAGCGAAATAAACAAAAGAGTAGAAGCACATCTCACCCGTTCAGTTCCTGTTTTGTACTGAAATGTCTGCTTGCAGGCTGCACATTCCTGACTGCTGGGATCCTTGGCAGCTTTACCGGTATTCAGTCTCAGTGCCTCTATTTCTAGTAACCAATGAGTTGTTCTGTGGTCTTCCGGGAGTGAGACAACCTTTGGCTTCTCAAACTAAACTACCTACCTCCTGTCCTCTCCTCTTGCCAAGATCTTACGCCGAGTCCCGTCTTATAAGGCAGATGGAGAATGTCGAATCATCTGAACGAGCACTCAAGCCTGGCTGCCCAATCTTTGCAGCAACTGAAAAGAGATATTATCCTTATTCCCTTGGGGTACCCGTGGACCCTATCCCCaccagtctttttctttgtcaaTTCCAGCAGCTCTCTTGCTTCTCTTCTGATCATATACACTTGTACCAGCTTTTTGTTGAAATTACTTGCCACATGAGAAGGGCGAAAGCGAAGCACAATCTtttctcctcttttcttttcttttgaaaaactggAGGGAATGGAGCACCTTATTCTCATGAGAACCTTTTGGGCTGTGGTCTGCAATCTGATGTCTTAGAACTTGCCAGCCTCTTCTCTCAGATTCCTCAATGATATATGTTAGGGAGTGTGCAGAACCAATTCCAGTTTCCACTGCGTTCCCTGCCTCTAGTTTGCTGAAATGAAAGGGCAACATTGGTGGTCATTCAGTACTTGTTAGGATCCCTTATCGTCTGTGATCACACGAATTATATTGTTTCGTCCTGCACTGTTGGCCGGGTTGTATGTATTCATTCATCAGAAGCGATAGACACTGTACGGCCTAAGGATATCGGCTATATGGACAAATCTTGAAACTTCCCTTCTTTTGACTGCAGGCATCGAGAAGAAGAATTGCATAAAGCTTTGCATAGAGATAAAGCGAAGGTTGTGGCCATTGTATAACTCTCTGATGCCTTCTTGGGACTGCACAAAGGCAACGAATGGAATAACGGAATAAGCATAGAATTCCCCTTTGTCTCCTTTGGTAAGTTTGGCACCTGCTGAGCTACTAGGGCAAAGGGATGGTAAGGCAGTCTCATAGGCTGTATCCCTTGTGAGCTTTGAAGCCGGTGCTGTAACTTCACTGTTCTACAAACGGCATCCAAAAGCCAGCTTAAAATGAAGCCCTAGTTCTGGGATTGCGCTGTATCCCTTCTTTTGCTTTATGCTTGCACTTGTTCTGACCATGATTTGTCGTCCTCCATGCAGAGATTGCTTCTTACATGAGTAACTGCATCGCCTTTGCCTTCCAGATGGCTGTGCCCCACAGAGCCATCTAGTTATGATGCATACGTCGTGAGGACGCATGGTTGCATCATCAGCGTATTAATTTCTAGTCCTTGTAAAGACCAGATGAtcgaaagaaaaggaaaagggttAGCTGCATGCTGCGGGGGCATCTCTAGGCTCTGATGTTTCTCGGAGCTTAGTAATCTGTTTCTATATTTGACAATGATAGTATGACGTGCCTTGTTTATATATTGTTATcattttatttttccttcattCTTTTGTTCTGTTAAGTTTATTTCGTACCTGTTTATCTTCCTGTCGTAGCTTAATATAGTGATATATATGCATCCAGCAGTGAACCTGGTGTGATAAACAAAAACTGATAACTGAAACCGTTGCGTCACAGTTGCTCCAGGTTTGGAGTTAAAGAGGCGACACGTGCACCAAGGATGATAACCAACTCCATACTGTGGCCTGAAAAAGTTTTCTTCCATACTGTGGACCAATTATGCACTGATACTAAGATAAGCAAGGTGA
This portion of the Panicum virgatum strain AP13 chromosome 2N, P.virgatum_v5, whole genome shotgun sequence genome encodes:
- the LOC120662212 gene encoding myb-related protein 1-like; its protein translation is MMYHQQQLHGHSQHLSSRSGLPPEKQFLLQGGGDAGLVLSTDAKPRLKWTPDLHERFVEAVHQLGGPDKATPKTIMRIMGIPGLTLYHLKSHLQKYRLSKNLQSQANIGNAKNVLGCRTGTDKPFEGNGSPASHLNMEPQIINRSMHISEALQMQIEVQRRLHEQLEVQRHLQLRIEAQGKYLQSVLEKAQEALAKQSVDLDAGVLGQDAAAETQQLSELISRASATKRVQLHHQHLGGVGDGSVDSCLTACEGSQRDHDMLSIGLSPAPTPTPRGGYPFVEAARSGGNDRGGASTSCEEFLFLQEPAGTRGSSSDEQQELDLNINDRNPPRPRHCEKIDLNGSSWN